One window of Chionomys nivalis chromosome 18, mChiNiv1.1, whole genome shotgun sequence genomic DNA carries:
- the Pias3 gene encoding E3 SUMO-protein ligase PIAS3 isoform X2, giving the protein MVMSFRVSELQVLLGFAGRNKSGRKHELLAKALHLLKSNCAPSVQMKIKELYRRRFPRKSLAPSDFPLLSLPPGASPVGSPGSLPPIPPSLLTPGTLLGPKREVDLHPPLPQPVHPDVTMKPLPFYEVYGELIRPTTLASTSSQRFEEAHFTFALTPQQVQQILTSREVLPGAKCDYTIQVQLRFCLCETSCPQEDYFPPNLFVKVNGKLCPLPGYLPPTKNGAEPKRPSRPINITSLARLSATVPNTIVVNWSSEFGRNYSLSVYLVRQLTAGTLLQKLRAKGIRNPDHSRALIKEKLTADPDSEVATTSLRVSLMCPLGKMRLTVPCRALTCAHLQSFDAALYLQMNEKKPTWTCPVCDKKAPYESLIIDGLFMEILNSCSDCDEIQFMEDGSWCPMKPKKEASEVCPPPGYGLDGLQYSPVQEGNPSENKKRVEVIDLTMESSSDEEDLPPTKKHCPVTSATIPALHGGKGVLTSGHQPSSVLRSPAMGTLGSDFLSSLPLHEYPPAFPLGPDIQGLDLFSFLQTESQHYGPSVITSLDEQDTLGHFFQYRGTPSHFLGPLAPTLGSSHRSATPVPPPGRVSSIVAPSSSLREGHGGPLPSGPSLTGCRSDVISLD; this is encoded by the exons ATGGTGATGAGTTTCCGAGTGTCTGAGCTCCAAGTGCTCCTTGGCTTCGCCGGCCGGAACAAGAGTGGACGGAAGCACGAGCTCCTGGCTAAGGCCCTGCACCTCCTCAAGTCCAACTGTGCCCCCAGTGTCCAGATGAAGATCAAAGAGCTTTACCGCCGCCGCTTTCCCCGGAAGAGCCTGGCGCCCTCTGATTTCCCGCTGCTCTCCTTGCCCCCTGGCGCCTCTCCTGTAGGCTCCCCCGGCTCTCTacctcccattcctccctcccttctaacTCCTGGCACCTTGCTGGGCCCTAAGCGGGAGGTGgacctgcatcctcctctgcccCAGCCTGTGCACCCCGATGTCACCATGAAACCGCTGCCCTTCTATGAAGTCTATGGGGAGCTCATCCGGCCCACCACCCTAG CGTCCACCTCCAGCCAGAGGTTTGAGGAAGCACACTTTACCTTTGCGCTCACCCCACAGCAGGTGCAGCAGATCCTCACGTCCAG GGAGGTTCTGCCGGGAGCCAAGTGCGATTATACTATACAGGTGCAGCTAAG GTTCTGTCTCTGTGAGACCAGCTGCCCGCAGGAGGACTATTTCCCCCCTAACCTCTTTGTCAAGGTTAATGGGAAACTCTGCCCCCTGCCG ggTTACCTCCCCCCAACCAAGAATGGAGCTGAGCCCAAGAGGCCCAGCCGCCCAATCAACATCACGTCCCTGGCTCGGCTCTCAGCCACGGTTCCCAACACCATTGTGGTTAATTGGTCATCTGAGTTTGGACGG AATTACTCCTTGTCTGTGTACCTGGTGAGGCAGCTGACCGCAGGGACCCTTCTACAAAAACTCAGAGCGAAGGGCATCCGGAATCCAGACCATTCCCGGGCACTGA TCAAGGAGAAACTGACCGCTGACCCTGACAGTGAGGTGGCTACTACGAGTCTCCGGGTGTCACTCATGTGCCCG CTAGGAAAGATGCGCCTGACTGTCCCATGCCGCGCCCTTACCTGTGCCCATCTGCAAAGCTTCGATGCCGCCCTTTATCTACAGATGAATGAGAAGAAGCCAACGTGGACATGTCCTGTGTGCGATAAGAAGGCTCCCTATGAATCCCTTATCATTGACGG TTTATTCATGGAAATTCTTAATTCCTGTTCGGATTGTGATGAGATCCAGTTCATGGAAGATGGATCCTGGTGTCCAATGAAACCTAAGAAGGAGGCATCTGAGGTTTGCCCCCCGCCAGGGTATGGGCTGGATG GCCTCCAGTATAGCCCAGTTCAGGAGGGGAATCCATCAGAGAATAAGAAGAGGGTTGAAGTTATTGACTTGACAATGGAAAGCTCCTCAGATGAGGAAGATCTGCCCCCGACCAAGAAGCACTGCCCTGTCACCTCGGCCACCATCCCCGCCCTTCATGGAGGCAAAGG agtCCTGACATCTGGTCACCAGCCATCTTCGGTGCTGCGGAGCCCTGCGATGGGCACCCTGGGCAGTGATTTCCTGTCCAGCCTTCCACTACATGAGTACCCACCTGCCTTCCCACTGGGACCTGACATCCAAG gtttagatttattttctttccttcagacTGAGAGTCAG CACTACGGCCCTTCTGTCATCACCTCGCTAGATGAACAGGACACCCTCGGCCACTTCTTCCAGTACCGGGGAACCCCTTCCCACTTCCTGGGCCCACTGGCCCCCACACTGGGGAGCTCTCACCGCAGCGCCACTCCAGTGCCCCCTCCTGGCCGTGTCAGCAGCATTGTGGCTCCCAGCAGTTCCTTGAGGGAAGGGCACGGTGGACCCTTGCCTTCAGGTCCCTCTTTGACTGGTTGTCGGTCGGATGTCATTTCCTTGGATTGA
- the Nudt17 gene encoding nucleoside diphosphate-linked moiety X motif 17, with amino-acid sequence MAAARLLLRLAGRLESVNFTQSVCGLLGAGQGPGPWHTHCSLERGQLVLSSHSFPGASERLPIQRPPFCPFVALDQKPGGSRTELPTDRGVDVGVAIILQSSDQTVLLTRRTCTLRISPNVWVPPGGHMELEEEVLECGLRELQEECGLQLPLAQVSCVLLGLWESAYPPRLNWGFPKYHHLILYVLVISRESQQQLQARIQINPNEVSAFMWLGPDVATAVAATEDGTETPRLLQTLPSSLCATELKDDGGTQPLVLPMSTLLRTTPTSAEDKERVSAGTKFALRLWLQHLGR; translated from the exons ATGGCTGCGGCACGGTTACTTCTGCGCCTGGCTGGACGCCTAGAGTCAGTAAACTTCACGCAGAGTGTGTGTGGCCTCCTGGGCGCCGGACAGGGACCCGGGCCGTGGCACACGCACTGCAGCTTGGAGCGAGGACAGCTTGTCCTTTCCAGCCATTCATTCCCCGGCGCCTCGGAGAGACTTCCAATCCAG AGACCCCCTTTCTGCCCTTTTGTGGCTCTGGACCAGAAGCCTGGGGGCTCCAGGACCGAGCTGCCCACGGATAGAggtgtggatgtgggtgtggCCATTATTCTTCAGTCCAGTGACCAGACTGTCTTGTTGACCCGAAGGACATGCACTCTCCGCATTTCTCCCAACGTCTGGGTTCCTCCAG GTGGCCACATGGAACTTGAGGAAGAG GTCCTGGAGTGTGGCCTTCGAGAGCTGCAGGAAGAGTGTGGGCTTCAGCTGCCCCTGGCCCAGGTCTCTTGTGTCCTTCTGGGGTTGTGGGAG tctgCCTACCCTCCTAGGCTGAACTGGGGTTTCCCCAAATACCATCACCTCATTCTCTATGTTCTTGTGATCTCCCGGGAGTCACAGCAGCAGCTCCAG GCCCGGATCCAGATAAACCCAAATGAGGTGAGTGCCTTTATGTGGCTGGGGCCAGATGTAGCAACAGCTGTGGCTGCCACAGAAGATGGCACTGAGACACCCAGACTTCTCCAGACCCTACCATCCTCTCTCTG TGCAACCGAACTGAAGGACGATGGAGGAACGCAGCCTCTGGTCCTGCCTATGTCCACACTCCTGAGGACAACCCCGACCTCAGCGGAGGACAAAGAACGGGTCAGTGCTGGAACCAAGTTTGCTCTCAGGCTCTGGCTGCAACATCTGGGCCGCTGA
- the Pias3 gene encoding E3 SUMO-protein ligase PIAS3 isoform X1, which translates to MAELGELKHMVMSFRVSELQVLLGFAGRNKSGRKHELLAKALHLLKSNCAPSVQMKIKELYRRRFPRKSLAPSDFPLLSLPPGASPVGSPGSLPPIPPSLLTPGTLLGPKREVDLHPPLPQPVHPDVTMKPLPFYEVYGELIRPTTLASTSSQRFEEAHFTFALTPQQVQQILTSREVLPGAKCDYTIQVQLRFCLCETSCPQEDYFPPNLFVKVNGKLCPLPGYLPPTKNGAEPKRPSRPINITSLARLSATVPNTIVVNWSSEFGRNYSLSVYLVRQLTAGTLLQKLRAKGIRNPDHSRALIKEKLTADPDSEVATTSLRVSLMCPLGKMRLTVPCRALTCAHLQSFDAALYLQMNEKKPTWTCPVCDKKAPYESLIIDGLFMEILNSCSDCDEIQFMEDGSWCPMKPKKEASEVCPPPGYGLDGLQYSPVQEGNPSENKKRVEVIDLTMESSSDEEDLPPTKKHCPVTSATIPALHGGKGVLTSGHQPSSVLRSPAMGTLGSDFLSSLPLHEYPPAFPLGPDIQGLDLFSFLQTESQHYGPSVITSLDEQDTLGHFFQYRGTPSHFLGPLAPTLGSSHRSATPVPPPGRVSSIVAPSSSLREGHGGPLPSGPSLTGCRSDVISLD; encoded by the exons ATGGCGGAGCTGGGCGAGTTAAAG CACATGGTGATGAGTTTCCGAGTGTCTGAGCTCCAAGTGCTCCTTGGCTTCGCCGGCCGGAACAAGAGTGGACGGAAGCACGAGCTCCTGGCTAAGGCCCTGCACCTCCTCAAGTCCAACTGTGCCCCCAGTGTCCAGATGAAGATCAAAGAGCTTTACCGCCGCCGCTTTCCCCGGAAGAGCCTGGCGCCCTCTGATTTCCCGCTGCTCTCCTTGCCCCCTGGCGCCTCTCCTGTAGGCTCCCCCGGCTCTCTacctcccattcctccctcccttctaacTCCTGGCACCTTGCTGGGCCCTAAGCGGGAGGTGgacctgcatcctcctctgcccCAGCCTGTGCACCCCGATGTCACCATGAAACCGCTGCCCTTCTATGAAGTCTATGGGGAGCTCATCCGGCCCACCACCCTAG CGTCCACCTCCAGCCAGAGGTTTGAGGAAGCACACTTTACCTTTGCGCTCACCCCACAGCAGGTGCAGCAGATCCTCACGTCCAG GGAGGTTCTGCCGGGAGCCAAGTGCGATTATACTATACAGGTGCAGCTAAG GTTCTGTCTCTGTGAGACCAGCTGCCCGCAGGAGGACTATTTCCCCCCTAACCTCTTTGTCAAGGTTAATGGGAAACTCTGCCCCCTGCCG ggTTACCTCCCCCCAACCAAGAATGGAGCTGAGCCCAAGAGGCCCAGCCGCCCAATCAACATCACGTCCCTGGCTCGGCTCTCAGCCACGGTTCCCAACACCATTGTGGTTAATTGGTCATCTGAGTTTGGACGG AATTACTCCTTGTCTGTGTACCTGGTGAGGCAGCTGACCGCAGGGACCCTTCTACAAAAACTCAGAGCGAAGGGCATCCGGAATCCAGACCATTCCCGGGCACTGA TCAAGGAGAAACTGACCGCTGACCCTGACAGTGAGGTGGCTACTACGAGTCTCCGGGTGTCACTCATGTGCCCG CTAGGAAAGATGCGCCTGACTGTCCCATGCCGCGCCCTTACCTGTGCCCATCTGCAAAGCTTCGATGCCGCCCTTTATCTACAGATGAATGAGAAGAAGCCAACGTGGACATGTCCTGTGTGCGATAAGAAGGCTCCCTATGAATCCCTTATCATTGACGG TTTATTCATGGAAATTCTTAATTCCTGTTCGGATTGTGATGAGATCCAGTTCATGGAAGATGGATCCTGGTGTCCAATGAAACCTAAGAAGGAGGCATCTGAGGTTTGCCCCCCGCCAGGGTATGGGCTGGATG GCCTCCAGTATAGCCCAGTTCAGGAGGGGAATCCATCAGAGAATAAGAAGAGGGTTGAAGTTATTGACTTGACAATGGAAAGCTCCTCAGATGAGGAAGATCTGCCCCCGACCAAGAAGCACTGCCCTGTCACCTCGGCCACCATCCCCGCCCTTCATGGAGGCAAAGG agtCCTGACATCTGGTCACCAGCCATCTTCGGTGCTGCGGAGCCCTGCGATGGGCACCCTGGGCAGTGATTTCCTGTCCAGCCTTCCACTACATGAGTACCCACCTGCCTTCCCACTGGGACCTGACATCCAAG gtttagatttattttctttccttcagacTGAGAGTCAG CACTACGGCCCTTCTGTCATCACCTCGCTAGATGAACAGGACACCCTCGGCCACTTCTTCCAGTACCGGGGAACCCCTTCCCACTTCCTGGGCCCACTGGCCCCCACACTGGGGAGCTCTCACCGCAGCGCCACTCCAGTGCCCCCTCCTGGCCGTGTCAGCAGCATTGTGGCTCCCAGCAGTTCCTTGAGGGAAGGGCACGGTGGACCCTTGCCTTCAGGTCCCTCTTTGACTGGTTGTCGGTCGGATGTCATTTCCTTGGATTGA